A portion of the Bacteroides faecium genome contains these proteins:
- a CDS encoding porin, translating to MKKLILMLLLAGSIQGVYAQKTEKKDKFSPNTPLFEELTDVKKKTDKFNLYLNMQGSFDAHFQDGFQEGDFNMHQLRIEAKGNINNWLSYRYRQRLNRSNDANGMIDNLPTSIDYAGIGIKLNDQFNLFAGKQCAAYGGFEFDLNPIDIYQYSDMIDYMSNFMTGLNVGYNVTPDQQLNLQVLNSRNGSFDSTYGITEDAEGNIPDLKSGKMPLVYTLNWNGNFNNVFKTRWSASVMNEAKSHNMYYYALGNELNLGKWNAFVDFMYSKEDIDRKGIITNIVGRPGGHNAFDTGYLSVVAKCNYRFLPKWNAFVKGMYETASVTKASERIEKGNYRTSWGYLAGVEFYPMETNLHFFVTYVGRSYDFTSRAKVLGQENYNTNRISVGFIWQMPVF from the coding sequence ATGAAAAAATTAATCCTTATGCTGCTCCTGGCGGGCAGCATACAGGGAGTATATGCTCAAAAAACGGAGAAGAAAGACAAATTCTCGCCCAATACTCCCTTATTTGAAGAACTGACAGACGTCAAAAAGAAAACGGATAAGTTCAATCTTTATCTGAATATGCAAGGTAGTTTCGACGCTCATTTCCAGGACGGATTTCAAGAGGGCGACTTCAATATGCACCAGCTCCGCATCGAAGCGAAAGGAAATATCAACAACTGGCTCTCTTACCGTTACCGCCAGCGCCTCAACCGTTCGAACGACGCAAACGGCATGATTGACAATCTCCCGACTTCCATCGACTACGCCGGCATCGGCATCAAGCTGAACGACCAGTTCAATCTTTTCGCCGGAAAGCAATGTGCGGCTTATGGTGGCTTCGAGTTCGACTTGAACCCGATTGACATCTATCAATACAGCGACATGATCGACTATATGAGCAACTTTATGACCGGATTGAATGTCGGCTATAATGTCACTCCCGACCAGCAGCTTAACCTGCAAGTCCTGAACAGTCGTAACGGCTCTTTCGACAGCACCTACGGAATCACGGAAGATGCGGAAGGGAATATTCCCGATTTGAAATCCGGCAAAATGCCATTGGTTTATACATTGAACTGGAACGGTAATTTCAACAATGTATTCAAGACCCGTTGGTCGGCTTCCGTCATGAACGAAGCCAAGAGCCATAATATGTATTATTATGCTCTGGGAAACGAACTGAACCTGGGGAAATGGAACGCTTTTGTGGATTTCATGTATTCGAAAGAGGATATCGACCGCAAAGGTATCATAACCAATATCGTCGGTCGTCCGGGCGGACATAATGCTTTTGACACCGGTTATCTTTCTGTGGTAGCCAAATGCAATTATCGTTTTCTGCCGAAATGGAACGCCTTTGTGAAAGGTATGTATGAGACGGCTTCCGTCACCAAGGCTTCCGAAAGAATCGAGAAAGGAAACTACCGCACTTCCTGGGGCTACCTGGCAGGTGTCGAGTTCTATCCGATGGAAACCAACCTGCACTTCTTCGTCACCTACGTAGGACGTTCGTACGACTTCACTTCCCGCGCTAAAGTGTTGGGACAGGAGAATTACAATACCAACCGCATTTCTGTAGGATTCATTTGGCAAATGCCTGTATTCTAA
- a CDS encoding aspartate ammonia-lyase, whose amino-acid sequence MEQNLSKKTRTESDLIGSREVPESALYGVQTLRGIENFRISKFHLNEYPLFIQALAITKMGAAVANRELDLLTEEQTDAILKACKEILEGKHHEQFPVDMIQGGAGTTTNMNANEVIANRALELLGHQRGEYQYCSPNDHVNRSQSTNDAYPTAIHIGLYYTHLKLVKHFTELIASLRKKGKEFAHVIKMGRTQLEDAVPMTLGQTFNGFASILEHEVKNLDFAAQDFLTVNMGATAIGTGITAEPEYAEKCIAALRKITGLDIKLADDLVGATSDTSCMVGYSAAMRRVAVKMNKICNDLRLLASGPRCGLGEINLPAMQPGSSIMPGKVNPVIPEVMNQIAYKVIGNDLCVAMSGEAAQMELNAMEPVMAQCCFESADLFMNGFDTLRTLCVDGITANEEKCRRDVHDSIGVVTALNPVIGYKNSTKIAKEALETGKGVYELVLEHNILSKEDLDTILKPENMIKPVKLDIHLNS is encoded by the coding sequence ATGGAACAGAATTTATCGAAGAAAACTCGTACAGAGAGCGACTTGATAGGAAGTCGTGAAGTGCCCGAAAGCGCATTGTATGGAGTACAGACACTCCGTGGTATTGAAAACTTTCGCATCAGCAAGTTTCATTTGAATGAGTATCCTTTATTTATTCAGGCGTTGGCTATCACGAAAATGGGGGCTGCCGTCGCCAACCGTGAATTGGATTTGCTGACCGAAGAACAGACAGACGCTATTTTGAAGGCTTGTAAGGAAATCCTCGAAGGGAAACATCACGAACAATTTCCTGTTGACATGATTCAGGGCGGAGCCGGAACTACGACGAACATGAACGCCAATGAAGTGATTGCCAACCGTGCATTGGAACTGCTGGGACACCAGCGCGGCGAATACCAGTATTGTTCCCCCAACGACCACGTGAACCGTTCGCAATCTACCAATGACGCGTATCCTACCGCTATTCACATTGGCTTATATTATACCCACCTGAAACTGGTGAAACATTTCACCGAGTTGATAGCATCTCTCCGCAAGAAAGGAAAAGAGTTTGCGCATGTGATTAAGATGGGACGTACTCAGTTGGAAGATGCTGTGCCGATGACCCTCGGACAGACATTCAACGGATTTGCAAGCATACTGGAACATGAAGTGAAGAACCTTGACTTTGCCGCACAGGATTTTCTGACGGTCAATATGGGGGCAACTGCCATCGGAACCGGAATCACCGCCGAGCCCGAATATGCCGAAAAGTGTATTGCCGCTTTGCGTAAAATCACCGGACTGGATATAAAACTGGCAGACGACTTGGTAGGAGCCACTTCGGATACTTCCTGCATGGTAGGTTATTCGGCTGCTATGAGACGTGTGGCTGTCAAGATGAATAAGATATGCAATGATTTACGGCTATTGGCTTCCGGTCCCCGTTGCGGATTGGGAGAGATTAACTTGCCGGCTATGCAGCCGGGGTCTTCCATCATGCCCGGAAAAGTAAATCCGGTGATTCCCGAAGTCATGAATCAGATAGCCTATAAAGTGATAGGAAACGACCTTTGTGTAGCCATGAGCGGCGAAGCCGCCCAAATGGAACTGAATGCAATGGAACCGGTGATGGCGCAATGCTGTTTCGAATCTGCCGACTTGTTTATGAATGGTTTTGATACTCTGCGTACTCTATGTGTGGACGGTATCACGGCGAATGAAGAAAAATGCCGCCGGGACGTACACGACAGCATCGGAGTAGTGACTGCCTTGAATCCGGTAATCGGATATAAGAACTCTACGAAAATTGCCAAAGAAGCGTTAGAGACCGGAAAGGGAGTTTATGAACTTGTATTGGAACATAATATCCTTTCCAAAGAAGATTTGGATACCATTCTGAAACCGGAGAATATGATAAAACCTGTGAAGTTGGACATTCATCTGAATAGTTGA
- the ansB gene encoding L-asparaginase 2: MKQFKRFGLVVTALLLTVTMAFAAKPNIHILATGGTIAGTGSSATGTSYTAGQVAIGALLDAVPEIKDIANVTGEQIVRIGSQDMNDEVWLTLAKKINELLKRPDIDGIVITHGTDTMEETAYFLNLTVKSDKPVVLVGAMRPSTALSADGPLNLYNAVVTASAKESKDKGVLVAMNGLILGAESTVKMNTVDVQTFQAPNSGALGYVLNGKVFYNQVTLKKHTTQSVFDVTHLTSLPKVGIVYSYSNIEADMMTPLLNNGYKGIIHAGVGNGNIHKNIFPSLIDARRKGILVVRSSRVPTGPTTLDAEVDDAKYQFVASQELNPQKSRVLLMLALTKTTDWRQIQQYFNEY, from the coding sequence ATGAAACAATTCAAAAGATTTGGTCTGGTAGTAACCGCCCTGCTACTTACCGTAACGATGGCTTTTGCCGCAAAACCGAATATTCACATTCTTGCCACCGGTGGAACTATTGCCGGTACGGGAAGTTCCGCCACCGGAACCAGTTACACGGCAGGACAGGTTGCCATCGGCGCATTGCTCGATGCCGTTCCCGAAATTAAGGACATCGCCAACGTGACAGGCGAACAGATTGTAAGAATCGGCTCGCAGGATATGAACGATGAAGTCTGGCTGACACTTGCCAAGAAAATCAATGAGCTGTTGAAACGCCCGGATATTGACGGCATCGTCATCACTCACGGAACGGATACGATGGAAGAAACCGCTTATTTTCTGAACCTGACTGTCAAAAGCGACAAACCGGTAGTACTGGTAGGCGCCATGCGTCCTTCCACTGCGTTAAGCGCTGACGGCCCGCTGAATCTTTACAATGCCGTCGTTACCGCCTCTGCCAAAGAGTCCAAAGACAAAGGCGTATTGGTAGCCATGAACGGACTTATCCTGGGAGCAGAAAGTACAGTGAAGATGAACACTGTCGACGTACAGACTTTCCAAGCTCCTAACTCCGGCGCACTGGGCTATGTACTGAACGGAAAAGTATTCTACAATCAAGTGACGCTCAAAAAACATACAACTCAGTCTGTATTCGATGTAACGCACCTTACCTCACTGCCTAAAGTCGGTATCGTATATAGTTACTCCAACATCGAAGCGGATATGATGACTCCCCTGCTCAACAACGGATATAAAGGTATCATCCATGCAGGAGTCGGCAACGGAAATATCCACAAGAACATCTTCCCGTCATTGATAGACGCCCGTAGAAAAGGAATCCTCGTAGTCCGCTCTTCCCGTGTACCGACCGGTCCTACCACTCTCGATGCCGAAGTAGATGATGCCAAGTATCAATTCGTAGCTTCACAGGAACTGAATCCGCAAAAGTCCCGCGTATTGTTAATGCTCGCATTAACCAAAACCACAGACTGGAGACAAATTCAGCAATACTTTAACGAATACTAA
- a CDS encoding anaerobic C4-dicarboxylate transporter family protein produces MILQLAFVLTAIIIGARLGGIGLGVMGGVGLAILTFVFGLQPTAPPIDVMLMIAAVISAAACMQAAGGLDYMVKLAEHLLRKNPSHVTLLSPLVTYLFTFVAGTGHVAYSVLPVIAEVATETKIRPERPLGIAVIASQQAITASPISAATVALLGLLAGFDITLFDILKITIPATIVGVLVGALFSMKVGKDLVDDPEYQKRLKEGLFNDKKIEIKDVKNKRSAMISVIIFILATAFIVLFGSFEGMRPSFLIDGEIVTLGMSSIIEIVMLSAAAIILLVTKTDGIKATQGSVFPAGMQAVIAIFGIAWMGDTFLQGNMAQLTFSIEGIVREMPWLFGIALFVMSILLYSQAATVRALVPLGIALGISPYMLIALFPAVNGYFFIPNYPTVVAAINFDRTGTTKIGKYVLNHSFMMPGLVSTAVAIALGLLFIQIF; encoded by the coding sequence ATGATATTACAATTAGCATTTGTTCTGACTGCCATTATTATTGGCGCACGCCTGGGCGGTATTGGTCTTGGCGTTATGGGAGGCGTTGGATTGGCGATACTCACGTTCGTTTTTGGTTTACAGCCCACCGCTCCGCCTATCGATGTCATGCTGATGATTGCCGCCGTTATCTCGGCAGCCGCTTGTATGCAAGCCGCCGGGGGGCTAGACTACATGGTAAAGCTGGCAGAACATTTGCTACGAAAAAATCCGTCACACGTCACTCTGTTAAGCCCGCTGGTGACTTATCTGTTTACTTTCGTAGCAGGAACCGGACATGTGGCTTATTCCGTATTACCCGTGATAGCGGAAGTTGCCACCGAAACAAAAATCCGTCCGGAACGTCCGCTCGGCATTGCGGTCATCGCTTCTCAACAAGCCATCACAGCAAGTCCTATCTCCGCCGCCACCGTTGCTTTGCTCGGACTGCTGGCGGGATTTGATATTACCCTCTTCGATATTCTTAAAATTACAATTCCCGCTACGATTGTCGGTGTTTTGGTAGGCGCTTTATTCTCCATGAAAGTGGGGAAAGACCTTGTAGACGACCCCGAATATCAGAAACGGTTGAAAGAAGGTCTTTTCAATGACAAGAAAATAGAGATTAAGGATGTCAAGAACAAACGTTCAGCGATGATTTCCGTCATCATCTTTATATTGGCAACCGCTTTTATCGTACTCTTCGGCTCTTTCGAAGGCATGCGCCCGTCTTTCCTTATCGACGGTGAAATTGTGACATTGGGAATGTCGTCCATCATCGAAATTGTCATGTTATCGGCCGCAGCCATCATCTTGTTAGTAACGAAGACAGACGGAATCAAGGCAACACAGGGTTCCGTATTCCCTGCCGGGATGCAAGCGGTTATCGCTATCTTCGGTATTGCCTGGATGGGTGATACGTTCCTTCAAGGGAATATGGCACAACTAACTTTCTCTATTGAAGGCATTGTCCGCGAGATGCCGTGGCTTTTCGGAATTGCGCTATTCGTGATGTCTATCCTGCTTTACAGTCAGGCAGCCACCGTGCGGGCACTTGTGCCACTGGGTATCGCACTGGGTATCTCTCCGTATATGCTGATTGCCCTGTTCCCCGCTGTTAACGGATATTTCTTTATCCCGAACTACCCCACTGTGGTGGCCGCCATCAATTTCGACCGGACAGGGACAACAAAAATCGGCAAATATGTGTTGAATCATTCGTTCATGATGCCCGGACTGGTGTCCACAGCCGTCGCTATTGCGTTGGGACTGCTTTTTATACAAATATTCTAA
- a CDS encoding RagB/SusD family nutrient uptake outer membrane protein, which yields MKKYNLYILLLAGILSSCGDFLEESSQDLMIPKSVKDYKEFFFGEVMKTKAREIPHPYLEYMTDDVQDQCYYGTRPTPLSNDFRESVWAYYTWQANPEVGMSNEFSSDVAWNSYYHKILMTNIILDQLPEMNGTDMERRDLAGEAYFMRALSYFMLANLYGQPYTPATADQDLCVPVNDEVSLSDRMMKRATNAVVYAKMEGDIIRAIQCFKAVDGEKTIFRPNLPSAYLLASRIALFQEKYDETVLYCDSVLRATSHPLYKLREDDSHNFFSVANKEILLSYGVTTFESHMGEDYRYAGQIVVSDDLLALYSADDLRLVRYFKNTVGRQTSPSAKEYCFYTPFKWKSNSATVYSNAFRISEAYLNRAEAYAVSGNTNKALADLNELRDNRMKQGADPLVIDPEGIVATVRKERRRELAFEGFRWFDLRRYGCPPLQHTYTSKETEGAGDVFKLQDKKGYVLPIPKSERDRNTEIEIFERPVSEPIK from the coding sequence ATGAAAAAGTATAATTTATATATCTTATTGCTTGCGGGCATACTGTCATCATGTGGCGACTTTTTAGAAGAAAGTTCACAGGATTTGATGATACCCAAGTCGGTCAAGGACTATAAGGAGTTCTTCTTCGGCGAGGTGATGAAGACGAAAGCCAGGGAGATACCTCATCCCTATCTGGAGTATATGACCGATGATGTGCAGGACCAATGCTACTATGGGACCCGTCCCACTCCTTTGTCTAATGACTTCAGAGAATCCGTATGGGCATACTATACCTGGCAGGCAAATCCGGAAGTCGGCATGTCGAATGAGTTTTCATCCGATGTGGCGTGGAATTCCTATTATCATAAAATTCTGATGACCAACATCATCCTCGACCAGCTTCCCGAAATGAACGGGACGGACATGGAACGCCGGGACTTGGCCGGTGAGGCCTATTTCATGCGAGCTCTTTCATATTTCATGCTTGCCAATCTGTACGGGCAACCTTACACTCCCGCTACGGCAGACCAAGATCTCTGTGTACCGGTCAATGATGAAGTCAGTTTGTCGGATAGAATGATGAAACGGGCAACCAATGCCGTGGTCTATGCGAAAATGGAAGGAGACATCATCCGGGCTATCCAGTGTTTCAAGGCAGTGGACGGTGAAAAGACTATCTTCCGTCCGAACTTGCCGAGTGCTTATCTGCTGGCGTCGCGTATTGCTCTTTTCCAGGAAAAATATGATGAAACGGTTTTATATTGCGATTCCGTGTTGAGGGCGACTTCCCATCCCCTTTATAAGTTGCGCGAAGACGATAGCCATAATTTCTTTTCCGTTGCCAATAAAGAAATCCTGTTGTCCTATGGAGTCACTACATTCGAGTCGCACATGGGAGAAGATTACAGGTATGCGGGACAGATAGTGGTGTCTGATGATTTGCTGGCATTGTATTCGGCAGATGATTTGCGCCTTGTACGGTACTTTAAGAATACGGTGGGACGTCAGACCAGCCCTTCTGCGAAAGAGTATTGTTTCTATACTCCCTTTAAGTGGAAAAGCAATTCGGCAACAGTCTACTCGAATGCCTTCCGCATTTCGGAAGCCTATTTGAACCGTGCGGAAGCTTATGCAGTGTCCGGCAATACGAACAAGGCGCTTGCCGACCTGAATGAACTTCGGGATAACAGGATGAAACAGGGAGCTGATCCCCTGGTTATCGACCCCGAAGGGATTGTGGCTACTGTGCGTAAGGAGCGTCGCCGTGAATTGGCCTTTGAAGGTTTCCGTTGGTTTGATTTGCGCAGATATGGCTGTCCGCCTCTGCAACACACATATACCTCGAAAGAAACAGAGGGTGCGGGAGATGTTTTCAAGCTTCAGGACAAAAAGGGGTATGTATTGCCGATTCCTAAAAGCGAGAGAGACAGGAATACGGAAATTGAGATATTTGAACGTCCGGTTAGTGAACCTATTAAATAA
- a CDS encoding zinc-dependent metalloprotease — protein MNKIISLFLVGTLAAGVTTANAESQILKNKKKKAATEQTAVKDSARNGLTEYNKLLKGAETIDGMFKIHIVKDKYYFEIPKDLMKRDFMISSRVSSTSNNKDIAAGQMPRNPVLVTFSADEKKVYMHRRMVRNLCDTTSNMYEAFLRNFSDPIWEAYKIESLSPDSSAYVINMSPLFITDVPEFSPFRSENIMDVLRKKKAMKGSLVASKSSILGMKCFPLNINIKSLMSYTVDGGPFTVTMTRNIILLPKKIMRPRYSDSRIGYFDETKRLYTEKKDGLQELSYINRWNLQPKPEELERYRQGELVEPQKPIIYYVDTAIPDKWRDYIKKGIEDWQVAFQEIGFKNAIVARDYPKDDPDFDPDDIRYSCYRMITTPEQNSMGPSCVDPRSGEIIQGDVLFYSNLVKLLHNWRFVQTAAVDPKVRKAVFDNETMGSSLRYVAAHEIGHTLGLMHNFGASYSFPVDSLRSATFTRKYGTTPSIMDYTRFNYVAQPGDEGVVLTPPLLGVYDKFAIKWGYKPILDAASPDEEKTTLNQWIKEKEHDPMYKYGPQPFINEVDPSCKAEDLGDNAVKAGMYGLKNLKLIVKNLPEWTSEDDNQYERLTESYKEVIIQMQRYLLHAMVTVGGIYLDEPRRDSEKSVIRFVPKTEQKEALKFILETMMELPEWLLDRNVIKYTGPIYSPSSLQNMVLNRLFFPYVTSSLVLYEELYPQQAYRYSEFMDDIYNFVWKKTKSGSGLNMYDRNLQIAYVEKLLKEGGLVTQKASLFSFKAQNEVEERFITERVDWQKAGFELNPLSNTGMIKNPAIHQKIMDSYALLQSKANAGDTTTRAHYQSLAFKIKQALTGK, from the coding sequence ATGAATAAGATTATCAGTTTATTTCTTGTAGGGACTTTGGCTGCCGGAGTGACAACTGCCAATGCTGAAAGCCAGATCCTGAAAAATAAGAAAAAGAAAGCGGCAACGGAACAGACTGCGGTGAAGGATTCTGCCAGGAATGGTTTGACGGAATACAACAAATTATTAAAGGGAGCCGAAACTATTGACGGTATGTTCAAGATACATATCGTCAAGGATAAATATTATTTCGAGATTCCCAAAGACTTGATGAAACGGGATTTCATGATTTCGTCCAGAGTGTCGAGCACCAGTAATAACAAAGATATAGCTGCCGGACAAATGCCACGCAATCCGGTATTGGTGACTTTCTCGGCAGATGAAAAGAAAGTGTATATGCACAGGAGAATGGTTCGTAACCTATGCGATACCACTTCCAACATGTACGAAGCTTTTCTGCGTAACTTTTCAGACCCTATCTGGGAGGCTTACAAGATAGAGAGCCTGTCGCCGGATTCTTCGGCATACGTTATCAATATGAGCCCGCTTTTTATTACCGACGTACCGGAGTTCAGCCCGTTCCGTTCGGAGAATATCATGGACGTGTTGAGGAAGAAGAAAGCGATGAAAGGAAGCCTTGTCGCTTCCAAGTCTTCTATTTTGGGAATGAAATGTTTTCCCTTGAATATTAATATCAAGTCATTGATGAGCTATACCGTAGACGGCGGCCCGTTTACGGTGACTATGACACGTAATATTATTCTATTGCCGAAGAAGATTATGCGTCCCCGTTACAGTGATTCGCGTATCGGTTATTTTGATGAAACCAAAAGGCTATATACGGAAAAGAAAGACGGCCTGCAGGAACTTTCGTATATCAACCGATGGAATTTGCAACCTAAACCCGAAGAACTGGAACGTTACCGGCAGGGGGAACTGGTTGAGCCGCAGAAACCGATTATCTATTATGTGGATACCGCCATTCCCGATAAATGGAGGGATTATATAAAGAAAGGAATCGAGGACTGGCAGGTTGCATTCCAAGAGATAGGATTTAAGAATGCGATTGTGGCGCGGGATTATCCGAAAGATGATCCGGATTTTGATCCCGATGATATCCGGTATAGTTGCTACCGGATGATTACAACTCCCGAACAAAACTCCATGGGGCCTTCCTGCGTCGACCCGCGGTCGGGAGAAATTATTCAGGGAGATGTACTTTTCTATTCGAATCTCGTGAAATTGCTGCATAACTGGCGGTTCGTGCAAACTGCTGCGGTAGACCCGAAAGTGCGTAAGGCTGTATTCGATAATGAGACAATGGGAAGCTCTCTGCGTTATGTAGCTGCGCACGAAATTGGTCACACATTGGGATTAATGCATAATTTCGGCGCGTCCTATTCGTTTCCTGTCGATTCATTGCGTTCAGCCACCTTTACCCGAAAATATGGTACGACTCCTTCTATCATGGACTATACCCGTTTCAATTATGTAGCCCAACCGGGTGACGAAGGCGTTGTTTTGACTCCGCCGCTTCTGGGGGTATATGACAAGTTTGCTATCAAGTGGGGATATAAACCCATTTTGGACGCTGCTTCTCCTGATGAGGAAAAAACGACATTGAATCAATGGATTAAAGAGAAAGAGCATGACCCGATGTATAAATACGGCCCGCAGCCATTTATTAATGAGGTCGACCCGTCTTGCAAGGCGGAAGATTTGGGAGACAACGCGGTAAAAGCGGGAATGTATGGGTTGAAAAATCTGAAACTGATCGTGAAGAACCTGCCGGAATGGACTAGTGAGGATGATAACCAATACGAACGTCTGACGGAATCCTATAAGGAAGTCATCATACAGATGCAGCGTTATCTCCTGCACGCTATGGTGACGGTGGGTGGCATTTATCTGGATGAACCGCGTCGGGACAGTGAGAAGTCCGTTATACGTTTTGTTCCGAAAACGGAACAGAAGGAAGCCTTGAAGTTTATATTGGAGACGATGATGGAACTGCCGGAATGGTTGTTGGACAGAAATGTGATAAAGTACACCGGTCCCATTTATTCGCCGAGTTCTTTGCAGAATATGGTTCTCAACCGCCTGTTCTTCCCTTATGTGACATCGAGCCTCGTTCTGTACGAAGAATTGTATCCTCAACAGGCTTACCGTTACAGCGAGTTTATGGATGATATTTATAATTTTGTATGGAAGAAAACCAAATCCGGTTCCGGGCTGAATATGTATGACCGCAATTTACAGATTGCTTATGTAGAGAAACTGTTGAAAGAAGGCGGACTGGTGACACAGAAAGCTTCTCTATTTTCTTTTAAAGCACAGAATGAGGTTGAGGAACGTTTTATTACTGAACGTGTAGATTGGCAAAAGGCAGGGTTCGAGTTAAATCCGCTCAGTAATACAGGGATGATAAAGAATCCGGCTATTCATCAGAAAATAATGGATAGTTATGCCCTGCTCCAAAGTAAAGCAAATGCAGGAGATACTACTACCCGCGCTCATTATCAGAGTTTGGCCTTTAAAATTAAGCAGGCATTAACTGGTAAATAA